ACGCCTATTGATCGACGCGATTTAGGCCAAGCGCACCGCAAAGGCGAAATTGGTAATCTTGTCGGTATCCTTGACGCCCGGCGCGCTTTCGACGCCGCTGGAGGTATCGACCAGCGGCGCTCCGGTGCGCGCAATCGCCTCGGCAACATTCGTCGGATTTAGCCCGCCTGCCAGCCCCCACGGCAAGGCACCGCGATATCCGGCCAGCAGCGACCAGTCGAACGCCAACCCCATGCCGCCGGGCAGCGCGCCTTTGGGGGTCTTGGCGTCGAACAAGATCAAGTCCGCCGCCCCGGCATAGGCTGCGGCGCGTGCGACATCGCTGGCGCTGGCGACGGGCAGCGCCTTCCACACCGGCTTGCCAAACCGCGCGCGCAACTGGGCCACGCGTTCGGGCGATTCCGAACCGTGCAGCTGCAGCGCGTTCAGCTTGGCTGCCACCAGTGCGTCGGCGATGACAGCATCATCCGCATCGACGAACAAACCGACCATGGCGATCTGGCCAGCTGCGCGCGATGTCAAAGCGCCCGCGACATTCGACGTAACCGCACGGGGCGACGCTGGATAGAACACCAACCCGGCATAGTCCGCCCGCGCCGCGATGGTCGCATCGAGCGCCTCGGGTGTGCTGATCCCGCAAATCTTGATTTTCGCGGGCATGCGGTCAGTCGGGGTTCTGGATCAGCCGCACCAGCGTGCAGTCGGGATCGATCAGGTAGCCGATCCTCAGGCCGCTCGCCTCCAGTTGCGGAGCTTTGAAGCGCGGCCAGCCGGTGCTTTTTTCCTCGGCTCCCGCCGCGTTCACCAATGCCACCATGGCATCGAGATCATCCAACCGCAGGCAACAGCCGAACGAGCTCGTAGCTGGGTCGAGGTCAGGATAGGGGAAGAATTCGAGCTGCAAACCGCCGCGCTGCAGGATCATCCAGCCGCGATCCTTCCAACTCGTCGCAAAGCCCAGCTTCGCATAAAACGCCTCTGTCACATCGAAATCGCGCGATGGCAGATTGGGGGTGACGTGGTCAGCCATGGCTCAGCGCAGCTTGTCGGCCATGCGGGCCGTATGAGTGATTGCGGCGCGGCTATCGGGGGCGGAATGGCTCATCACGATCATGCTGGCCTTGGGGAACGCCGCACCAAACGCGCGCGCTGACGCGGCGTAGTGCTCAGTGTCGGCATCACCGAGATTGCCGAGCGACTTGGCCTTGCTGTCCTTGATCAGGCAGCCACCAAAAGCGATGTCGGTGCCGTCGATCCCAACGGTGATATTGTCACTGGTGTGGCCGGGGCCGGGGTAAAATACCTTGAGCGGGCCAAAGTTGGGCGCGGTTGCTGGTTCGACCCAGCCATTGGCGGCGAAAGTCAGGCTGTGTTGCGCCGCAACCATCCCCTCTTGCGGGGCAAGCTGGTTCGACAACGCATTGGCATAAGTCGCAATCCCCGCCGCATGCAGCGCGTCCATACCGCCCATCTTGTCCTGATGCGCGTGAGTCACCACCGCCAGCGCGACCGGCAGGTTGATCTCCTGCTTGATCCAGTTGAGGATCTGGGCGGTCTGGTCATCGGTCCAGGCGGTATCGACCACCAGCACGCGGCCGCCATCCCTGACGATCAAACCGTTGGAAGCGACTGCCCCGAAACCCGGCATGTCGAGATAGGAAGTGTGCTGCCAGACATTCGGTGCGAGCTGGCGGAAAACCAGATCGCCAAACCGTTGGTCGCCAGTTTCCATTTGCTGGCCAATCGTCGGGCGGATTTCACCGGGCATGCACCCGCTCAGCATCAATGCAGCGGCTAATGCGGTGCTCAGCTTCGCGACCGGGTGCATAATATTGGGCAATTCCATCAAGTTTTCCTTTTATTCAGCATTAAAAACCCCGCAAATGCGAGGCCTAGTAAATAGATGATCTTAATTTGGTTCACTGTAGCAAAAATATGGGGCGAATTCAAACATGAGGTGCGACAGTTTCAAAAGCCATATGATAATCAACAAGCTGAGCAAATTTCTCTAATGGTGTAAGCCAATCTAACGCCTTTCTAGGACGAGTATTCAGTGACATGGCAACTTGATTTAAATAATGCTGATCTGCCTGATTTAAATCAATCCCTTTAGGTAAATATTGCCTAATTAAACCATTCATATTTTCGCATGTGCCTTTTTGCCAGGGTGAATGTGGGTCACAGAAATATACATCTATGCCTAAATCTTCTTCGAGTATTTTATGTTCTGACATCTCACGTCCACGGTCATAGGTCAACGTTTTACGCAGTTCTGCAGGTAAATATTTCAGAGCTTCAGTTAAAGCCTTGCGCACTGATTCTGCCTTTGCATCAGGTAATGTTGCCAAGATACAGAGCCGTGTATTTCGTTCAATAAGTGTTGCTATCGAACTTTTATTGTCTTTACCTTTAATTAAATCAGCTTCCCAATGACCCGGTATTTTTCTTTCTTGAACTTCGGCTGGGCGCTCATGAATAGTTTTAATATCCTGTAATATAGAATCTTTTTTAGGTTCACCGTTAGCTTTTCGCTTTTTATTTTCATGACGTAGACAGGATAATAAGTCTTTTTTCAACTCACCCTTGGGTAATGCTCGTATCGTTGAATAAATCGTTGTATGGCTTACATTCATTGTTTGATCCAAATCAGGAAATGTCTTTAAACGCTTTGCTATTTGCTGAGGAGACCATAAACAACGGATCGCTTCAACAATAAATTTCCAGAGGATTGAATCGATTTTGAGTTTTCTGTGACCACGTCTACGTCTAGCGAAGGTGTTATCAGAAGCATATCGAGCTTGATAAACGTCATTGATGCTATTTCTTTTAAGCTCACGATAGATCGTACTAGGATGTCTTTTAATGAGTTCAGCAAATTTTCTGGCTGAAAAGCCTTCTTTTCTTGACTCAAGCATTAATGCAGTACGATCTTCAAAGTTAAGATGATGGTATGACAATTTTATATACTCCATAAACCCTTTAAATTAATTAGGTGGTTTATGTCGCACTTCAAGTTTTACTCTGCCCATTTTAGACCATTTTCTTTTGACCCAGGGAAGTTACTCCAAGGCATTTCATCTTAAAAAAGATACTTTGTAGTACAATTTTTTGTATCAGATGATGCTTTGAATCTGCTTTTTTATTACTAATTTTATAATATTTTATTTTAACTTCACTCCCTATTTTTTTATCAAAATCACTTGAACTTGATTTTTCTATATCTAAGTAGGATTCTACGTCCGAATATATTTTGGTAATAAACTCCACAAATGAATCGTACAATTTTAAATCTTTTTTACAGACTGCTTCAAAAACTAAAACTGATCGATCATTTTTCAATGAAATTTTATTTTCCAAAATATAATAAAAATTTTTAATTTCTTTTGGGGTAATTTCTTTGTCAATTATGAATGGCTGGCATATTCCATATAAATACGACCAATTGATCATTCGCTCCCAATTTAAATCCATTTCTTGCAGATCACGCTCCTCACTTCTAGCTATTTCTTTATCTTTATAAATATAAAATTGTCTACTAATTGACTTTATTAAGTTAACAAGCTGGTCTTCAGGATTTATGATCCGGTCATTTGCTTTCCATTCCTGATATGATTCTAGAAATCTTTTTGGATATAAAAAACTCATTTGTTTTTTTTCAATTTCATCTTTTTTTAAGAATTGCTTTGGATCATTATGTTTTTCAAAAACCTTTAAAAAAAACTTAGATTTTTGAAGAATGTTAAAAGCTGATTCATCCTCAGATATCTTTAAGGATTTAAATTGAGCATTAATAATTTTGCTATTTTTTAGTAATGCACCAATCAATTCAGGCTGATATTTACGTTTTGCTGTATAAAACATGTCTGCAATTAAAATATTAAGATGATGTATATAGCTACTTGCGGTCACGTTAAAGTCTTCATGCCCCATTAGATGTGCTAAACGTTGCCATACATCTGCGCTATGTAATGATGCATGATCGATATTTTGCAATATATGCTTTTTAAGCCTACCTACAAACCTAGAGTCATAGTCAGTAAAACTACAGATAAGCTGGTAGCTGCCTTTCAATAAAATTGCTAAGTGTGATGCAGCACTATGCCTAAATGCGTGAAATGTATATGAATGATCACTTGTCCCTAATACCAGATTAAACAAGCTCCTAGTGATTTTTGATAATTGTTGATTTTCAAAGGTGAAGAGTAATGTATTCTGTACTTGTAATTCCGCTTCGCTCAAAGAAGCAGCTAAATATTTTTTATAAAAATCACAGAACTCTTTAAATTCATTTGGATTTAAAAAATAGGATAAATCAAACTGACGATTTGCATTTTCGTTTTTAACATTACGGTGAGAGTTGGAATGAATTTTTAAAACCAGATTTTCAATATCTGAATTGGATGATTCATTTGAAGTCGTATCTTTAGGATCTGACTTTGCTTCGTAATATAAACGATTATTTTTAAGATGACTTCGAAGCTGTGCAGAGTCAAAATCATTGAGACGGATGCCTGTCACTTCATCAATACGCAAACCTAGTCTAAATGCGAGTCGATAGACCCATTGCAATGCAACTATGTCATTCCCTGAAATGCCTAAAATGTGTGGATAATTTTTCACAATTTTCATCATTAATTCAAACATCTGCGGACTAATGGTCCGTGTTTTTAAAAATTTCCCGCTGTCTCTCTGATGTTCATACAAGTACGCTACTACTGGTGCATCATGCTTGTTGACCAAATACTGATGAAATGTTTTTAACCTCGCGAAAGAATAGCCAGAGGTGTCGTGCTTTTTATTATCATTTTTCTCAGCGATTGTTTCCTGCTTTTCCTGATCTTTCATTGATTTTTCTAAAATAAGGTACTCATACATTTCTTCAAATTGTTCTTCGATGGCATTATTCAAATTTATTTGATATTCTAAAATGTAAATTAAAAAGTCAGAAACGAAGCTGTGATAATAACGTTTTATCGATGCCACCTGAAGTGATGCTTTACCAGAGCCAGAATTGTAACCTAGCTCATACTTTAACCATTGGCATATCCGTAAATGTGCGATTGCCACCACATAATCAATATATTCCCCCTCTCCAGCTTCATAGGAACGTATATCGCCCTCTGATTTATTAATACTTGCGTTCAAAGCTTCATTAAACTTGGCTAGTGTCAACTCTTTACCATCTTCACTAAATGATAAAAGCAATGATTTTATATCATTACGTTTACCCATCCGTTTATCATTATAAACTTTAACGTTCTGACCACTAGTAGAAACAGAAAGCTCTACAGTGTGATGAGTATTTTCAATTCTTTCTTGAATCGTTTTCCAGGTATCAAGCTGATGATAAATAGCTATATGCTGTTCATATATCAAAGGCGTAGTGATAATTTTGTTATTAAGTACACTTGTACTCAATAGATCTAAATTTGGAATCTCCTGCCAAAGAACATAATCAATATGCTTGAAAGCAGAAAAACGACGTCGCTCAAACTCTTTGATGAATTGATGATCAGGAACAACATCTTTAAAGTGTGCTTTTAGCCGCTTATAAAGTAAATCTTCCCGCTTAACTTTTTGATCTTGATCATCGTGTGTTTGCTGCCAAATACTAAGAGGCGATGTAGACTGTAATGCATAACCTTGGTTACCATGAAGATGCTCTCGGATACGCAAATAACAAAGCATTGAGATTGCGTTAAAATATATTTGCTGTGTTTGCCATAATTCCACATCTCCTTGGCTATCATAACGGTAGAAATTGCCATATTTTTGAGATGAGAGAGTGTATGAGAAAACGTAGGCATGATTCTTTGAACCAGAGTAAATTGGCAACAGTCCACTGTCTAGATTCATTTCAAAAATTGCATCATGAATTGCAATAAGCCGTTCAGGATGAATACATCCTTGATCGAAAATTAATGATATACATAGACATTCAAATAATATGTTTACTAAGTTTTGCTGAGCTTCAACTGTAGATTGTAAACTTATATTTTGAGTCTTTTTATTAAGAGAATAGCTCCACTTTTCATAAAATTTTTCTTTAAAATCAGCAAGAATAGCTCCATAACACAACTTGTCCTCTGTTAAAATATTATCGCGGCGCGGTAATGTTGCTATTTTCCAATCTGGTAATTTAATATCGTAAATTTTTGCATGATCTGGATTTTTTTTTTGCCACTCCTGATACTCTTGTTCACAAATAATTTTAAAGTGTTTAAAACACTCCTTGAGGTAAGAGCGGAAATATTTTTTGAGCTGGGAATGCTCACAAACTTTTATTAAAACTTGCTGATAGTTTGTAAATTTATCAGCAATTCGTTGATCAAGAAGTTTAAAATCAATCTCGACACCATTCACCTTTTTCTGAGTATATTTATGATCAATCAGCTCAGAAATTTGATTAAAAATTGCTTTTGTTTCTGTTTCAATCGCATTTTGTAATTGCTCTAGAATCTCTTGATTTAGTTCTTTGTTAATCACGCGATTTTTCCTGGGTAAACAAGTCTAGCTCCAAAATTTCTAATTTTTTCAGTAACGCTTCAACCTGTTGTTGAATTTCTGTTTTGTAATGAAAAGGACTTAAGGATGAAGTATGGCCAAACCCCATGGCAATACTATCATGTGCATAAAGGGTATTATGAATATCACTGCTGAGTTCAAGATGGTTTTTGCTAAAATGCCTTGGCCAGTTTTTATAAATCTGAACTGTTTCTTTCAAGTAATGCGTCACAAAAGCTGCTGACATTGGTGCCAAAGTAAGATTGTCTGCTATTTCTATAAAGTCAACGCTATGCTTTTTGGAAGTCAGTTGAGGATGGATAAGAATACACAGCATGAATTCATTTTTTTTCCACTGCTCCTGCAGATATTTCATGCCTAATGCAGTGATTGTCTTATCTATATACTCTCTGTATGCATCGAAATGCTTTTGCCAATAACCTACTACAGGCACTAAACGACCTTCTTGTCGTGAACCAATTTTTTTGTCATGAATATAGATAAATTTTGATTTTGAATCATAATTTTTGATCAAACCTGGCATACCCATCGTGGGTCGTACCGTGAGGCAAATTAAAGACAGATGCCACATCCAAATGCTATAAGCATTTAATTTCTCAATCCGATTGGCTTCATCATTCGTTAAAGTAGTCTGTACATAAGCATAAAGATTTTTAAAAAATTGAGTTGCTGCTTTGATAGTCCAGCAACGCTGACTACCTATACGTTGTTCTCGGTCAAAGATATAACCCGGATGCTGCTTTTTTTTCCATAGATCACCTTTTTTTCGGTTTATTAAACAATCAATGTATCTTTTAAAATGTCTATTTATCTCTTCAATATTACGCCCTTCATAGGACCAATTAACCACATGATTCGTATCGTGATTTGCCATTAAGTGTGCTACGAGATCATCACCTGTCTGCATATTCAGATGGAAATATATTTGCTTTTCTAAAATTCCACATGAAATCTTGTCCAAATTATACGGTTTGAAAAGCTGCCTTAAAAAACGATTGTATTCAGGAACAGATAGTTCTTGAATAGCATTTTTTTTTAATTGAATAATCCAAGCACTAGGAATATGCCATTTATAAGTGGATGCTTTGTTATAGCGCTGTAATTTATCACTCATAATGCCCGAATGATTTACATTCAACTTTGGATCAATCACCCAATAATAAGATACTTCGATTACTTCTGTTTCTTCTGCTACTTTTGTTTTTTTTATTCTTTTTACTTTTGTTTTTTCTAATATTTTTCCTTTTTCAATCAAATTATTAATATCTTTAAAGATAGTAGGACTCAGACCAGTCAGCAGTGACATCATGCCACATAATGCCAAAGAAGATTGATCATAAAAGATTGTACTATTTTCTTTGAGCATTTTATCCTGATAACAATCGTGCAATACGTTGTATACCTGATGTAATAAACTGGGTGCTAGATAAAGTGGATTACTTACAAATGGGACTTCACGTCTCTGAATAATTTTTTTGAGCTTTTCATCGGATATCATAGAACTTGCACGCTTACTGATATCATCATGTGTAGGATCAAGAATAGTTGCTAATTTTTCATCTATCTCGACTTCTGTGTCATCATTTTCTATATGAATAGGAGATGACCCTGAGTGGTTTGTTACATCAATCTCCTTTTTTATTCTTTTTATCAAATCCTTGATACTAAGTTTCTTCGATGAATTTAATTCCCTGTTGTTAAGCTCATTACAGACAATACAAAATTGCTCAATGTAACGGTCTAAATCTAATGAGATGGAGTGCTTTTGCATCTCTTTACCAGTTAAAAATTCTTTAAAATTGCTGGTGTTAAATTCATCGATTTTTTTAATTTCATTGGTAATTTTGTCACATGGTATTTTTTTTTCCCCACGGTCTTTAAATTGGTTCTGCAGTAACAGTTTTAATGCATAACATAGTTGATTAAATTTCTTATGTACTCTTTCATCATCTACTATTCGCTTAAAATCTATCAGTTTTGTGTTTGTGATAGGCTCTTTATCTTTAGAACTAGAATTCGGTAAACTGATAAGTTCTTTGAGCATTTCACAAATTAATCCAGTCAACAGATAACCATACTGATGCCCTTCTTGTTCAATTTTAGTCCATTGAGTTAAACCAGCCAGAATTTTATGTTCCGTCACAATTCTCTTTTTTTTAATAGTAACCTGGATTTTTTCTGCAGCAACATACAACTCATTCTTATTTTGAACGTCGAAATCTTTGAAAATAGCTTTTTTTTCACCAAGTGACTGATTTACCCACTTTTCCAATACTTTGATTTCTTCGTGTAGATCTGACAATCCATCAGTATTAGTCATACAGTTACCATAATTTTTCAGGGTAAAAATTGATTTTCAGGTTTCGTTCTAACTTGAGCTTGAAGTTTTTAGGCAAACCAAAATATTTTTTATAAGTTCTTTGAGTCAATTTTTTAACACAACGCTGCGGTTTTGACTCCACTCTCATATGTTCTGATAACTTCAGACTTAAGGCCTCGGACAATTGAGTAAAAAAACAAGTAAATAGCACAGCATGCACCTCTTTATGTTGGTGCTTTTTAACCTCTTCAGTTTCTTCAGGAGCTACATCAATTGTATCGAGTAACCACTTTAAAATTTCAAATTCATCAATGTCTTGATTGTCTTTTGCTGCTTGGTCAAGCATTCTTTTGATTTCATCATCCATCTTATTTTTAAGATCCAATACAAAATCTTGAATAAAATCTGGTAAATCTAATATCAAAACGTAACTTAACTTGGTGAAAACTTCAGTTAGAACTTCAGGTGTTTTTTTTGCATGCCCAATTTTTTCTATCATGACTCTCTCAAACGATACTGGCTATACAAGCTCAATACAGTTGAAATGGTTAATTTCTAAATTTACTACTTAGGCCCAACAGAATATCTTTAGCCTAAAAATACCGATTATGATGTTATATGTTTATATCCAGCTAACACAGAACAGCTCAATGAGTTAACGTGATATATCACGTAATAACTTTACCATTTGATTTTCCAATATCAAAGTATCGCGATGTCTATATAAGGTTTATCAACAAATCAAAATATTTAAATTATTTGCCAGTAAAGTTATGAAGTTGTGAAGTTGTGAAGTTGTGAAGTTGTGAAGTTGTGAAGTTGTGAAGTTGTGAAGTTAGGTTATTTAATCTTATAGATTGAATAACCTCTTCCATTCTCTATTTTATTTAAAACTTTTATCAACGAGCTGCTTAAAATCTTCTAAATTCTGCTCTGCCAGTGACTCTAAAGCTATTCTTACAATACTAGATCTGTTAACACGAGCGTTATTACTTTTGATAATTAACTCATCAATTAATTCACTTAATTCTTGGTTTAAAGAAAAGGTACAACGAACGAATTTCTTTTGTGAAACTTCTAGATCCTTAACTCTTTTATCAGCTCCCGATATGAAATTTTCAACCAGTTTATCCTGATCTGAAAGCTCGTCAGTTTTCTTTTTTAAACCGCTAAGACCTGCCATAGTTATACTCCTAAAAACTCTTGAGCTATCCCTTCAATTTCTGCTTTTGCCTTAGGATCACTTGTTACTTCAAAAACAGATAAGCCATTTTCATCTGCATCATCATAAACATTTCGATTTGTCGTGATGTGGTCTAATGCTTTTATTCCGAACGATACACAGGCTTCTTTAGCATCTAAAATTCGCTGTACTTGTGACGGTAATGTTGGGCATTGTGTAATAATTGCTCTGGCATTCAAATCTGGATTCACTGCTCGTGCCAGTTTTAATACTTGTTCCATATGATCCAAAGTCTTTAGATCTCTACGTTTAGGTCTAAAAGGCAATAGCATATGTGTTGCTATAGTCATAGCAGAGCGTAATGCTTCTGAATCTTGCCCACCAGCATCAATGATAATATCTTCATATCTTTTTGATAAATCTTTTAAAACTTGACGAATATTGCCTGAAGCTTGTACAGATGGGATATTTTTTAAATCCTCATTCTCATCACGTTCTTTAATCCAGTCAGTTGTTGTGCCTTGAGGATCTGCATCTAGAAGCAGAACATCTCTATTCTTTTCTTGTAAATAAACTGCTAAGTTTTGGGCAAGGCAGCTTTTACCAGCTCCGCCTTTTTCACCACCTACTAAAATAATCATAAGTTATGTAAGTTACGTAATTTTGTTGAAAATAATGTACAAGTTTCAATCTCATGAATCAACTATTGTGAAAAATAAAGTTAAAAAAAAAAGTTATCTACAAGTAATGTTCTTTTTTAATTTTATATATATTTTATAAATTTATATTTATAGAACCTCTGAATGCCTTATGAAGTCTAGTTTTCAGAGGTTTTATATGGACGTTTTCCTGACAATAAGTGGACACTTTCCTTTATTTAAATGGACGTTTTCCTGACAATAAGTGGACGTTTTCCTTTATTTAAATGGACGTTTTCCTTTATTTAATGGACGTTTTCCTGGCATAAATAGATCTTCCATTAATGGACATTAAGTGTTAATGTCTATTAATGGAATTTATTTCTTTAATCACAATATGGCAAATCTAATTTATAAAGACAATAACTTGATTGAAGCATCTTATGCATTGACTCTGTCTGAACAACGCTTAATTTTAGTTGCAATTATTGCAGCTAGGGAAATTGAAAAAGAGCTTACATCGGATACATTGCTAACAATACATGCGTCTGAATACATGAAGCACTTTAATTTGGGTCGTCAAGCGGCCTATGAGGCTCTTCAGGGAGCGTGTGATAACTTATTTGAACGTAGACTCACCTATAAGGCCATAGATCCTGTTACAGGTAAGCCAGCGGTCTACAAAAGCCGTTGGGTATCAAAAGTTGGCTATGTTAAAGAAGCTGCATGTGCTCAACTAATTTTTGCTCCTGATATTTTACAGCTTTTTGTAAAACTTGAAGAAAAGTTTACTCGTTATGAATTAAAGCAAATTTCTCAATTATCTAGTGTATACGCTATACGGCTGTATGAACTTTTGATTAGATGGCGTAGCAAAGGCAAGCTATATATTAGTATGGTTGAATTGCGTGATAAGTTAGGTCTACTTGAAAATGAATATAAAACCATGGGAGATTTCAAAAAGCGTGTATTGACGGTTGCCATAGATCAAATTAATAAACTTACTGATATCGACGTAAGTTATGAGCAGAAAAAAGAAGGGAGAACAATTACACATATCGAATTTTCTTTTAATCAAAAAGCTTCCTTAATTGTTAGTGATAAGGTACTGGAACCGACATATCAGCTGACACCAAAACAATCTATATTTTTCGCTCAAAAATTGTGTGACCTTATCAAATATCCCGAATTCGGGGGGAAATATGCCAATGTAGGCGAAGAGATCGAAGCGTTTAAAGAAAGGATTTCACTTGAACTCCTCGACCCTGAAAAGGTAAAAAAGTATTATTCTGATTTGTTAAAAGTGGGCTATAAAGAAAAATATAAATCAGAAAAGTTATCATAACCTGAATAATAGAAATTTTTATTTTGAACACTACAAACCTATAGGAAAAATTTAGTCTGCCCTGGTAACCCTAGTTTTATAAACTGAAAATTATATGTTCCACTAGTACGAAGAACTGATCTGGATTAATTTGCCAGAAAGATGAAATTATAAAGTTACATAAGTTATGTAACTTACACAACTTACAATCTTATGTAATCCTGAGGAGAGTGATGCGATGGAAACCTCTCCCGGTAATGCTTGTCAGGGATTTGTCCATATATGGAAGTGCAGCACTGAAAATTACAGGTTCCACTAGTACGAAGAACTGATCTGGATTAATTAGCCAGGAAGATGAAATTATAAAGTTACATAACTTATGTAACTTACACAACTTACACAACTTACAATCTTATGTAATCCTGAGGAGAGTGATGCGATGGAAACCTCTCCCGGTAATGCTTGTCAGGGATTTGTCCATATATGGAAATGCAGCACTGAAAATTACAGGTTCCACTAGTACGAAGAACTGATCTGGATTAATTAGCCAGGAAGATGAAATTATAAAGTTACATAAGTTATGTAATTTACACAACTTACAATCTTATGTAATCCTGAGGAGAGTGATGCGATGGAAACCTCTCCCGATAATGCTTGTCAGGGATTTGTCCATATATGGAAGTGCAGCACTGAAAATTACAGGTTCCACTAGTACGAAGAACTGATCTGGATTAATTAGCCAGGAAGATAAAATTGTAAAGTTACATAAGTTATGTAACTTACACAACTTACAATCTTATGTAATCCTGAGGAGAGTGATGCGATGGAAACCTCCCGGTAATGCTTGTCAGGGATTTGTCCATATATGGAAGCGCAGCACTGAAAATTACAGGTTCCACTAGTACGAAGAACTGCTCTGGATTGATTTGCCAGGAAGATGAAATTATAAAGTTACATAACTTATGAACTTATGAACTTATGACGGAACTGTTGCAAATAGAGATTTGAGTCGATGATGTTCCCTTTAAAAAGTACTTAGAGACCGAAAACCCTGTTGATTAGACACACTTCACCCTGAGGCTGACC
This genomic stretch from Acinetobacter sp. WCHA55 harbors:
- a CDS encoding phosphoribosylanthranilate isomerase, with amino-acid sequence MPAKIKICGISTPEALDATIAARADYAGLVFYPASPRAVTSNVAGALTSRAAGQIAMVGLFVDADDAVIADALVAAKLNALQLHGSESPERVAQLRARFGKPVWKALPVASASDVARAAAYAGAADLILFDAKTPKGALPGGMGLAFDWSLLAGYRGALPWGLAGGLNPTNVAEAIARTGAPLVDTSSGVESAPGVKDTDKITNFAFAVRLA
- the ble gene encoding bleomycin binding protein Ble-MBL; the encoded protein is MADHVTPNLPSRDFDVTEAFYAKLGFATSWKDRGWMILQRGGLQLEFFPYPDLDPATSSFGCCLRLDDLDAMVALVNAAGAEEKSTGWPRFKAPQLEASGLRIGYLIDPDCTLVRLIQNPD
- a CDS encoding subclass B1 metallo-beta-lactamase NDM-1; protein product: MELPNIMHPVAKLSTALAAALMLSGCMPGEIRPTIGQQMETGDQRFGDLVFRQLAPNVWQHTSYLDMPGFGAVASNGLIVRDGGRVLVVDTAWTDDQTAQILNWIKQEINLPVALAVVTHAHQDKMGGMDALHAAGIATYANALSNQLAPQEGMVAAQHSLTFAANGWVEPATAPNFGPLKVFYPGPGHTSDNITVGIDGTDIAFGGCLIKDSKAKSLGNLGDADTEHYAASARAFGAAFPKASMIVMSHSAPDSRAAITHTARMADKLR
- a CDS encoding IS30 family transposase gives rise to the protein MLESRKEGFSARKFAELIKRHPSTIYRELKRNSINDVYQARYASDNTFARRRRGHRKLKIDSILWKFIVEAIRCLWSPQQIAKRLKTFPDLDQTMNVSHTTIYSTIRALPKGELKKDLLSCLRHENKKRKANGEPKKDSILQDIKTIHERPAEVQERKIPGHWEADLIKGKDNKSSIATLIERNTRLCILATLPDAKAESVRKALTEALKYLPAELRKTLTYDRGREMSEHKILEEDLGIDVYFCDPHSPWQKGTCENMNGLIRQYLPKGIDLNQADQHYLNQVAMSLNTRPRKALDWLTPLEKFAQLVDYHMAFETVAPHV
- a CDS encoding integrase, translating into MINKELNQEILEQLQNAIETETKAIFNQISELIDHKYTQKKVNGVEIDFKLLDQRIADKFTNYQQVLIKVCEHSQLKKYFRSYLKECFKHFKIICEQEYQEWQKKNPDHAKIYDIKLPDWKIATLPRRDNILTEDKLCYGAILADFKEKFYEKWSYSLNKKTQNISLQSTVEAQQNLVNILFECLCISLIFDQGCIHPERLIAIHDAIFEMNLDSGLLPIYSGSKNHAYVFSYTLSSQKYGNFYRYDSQGDVELWQTQQIYFNAISMLCYLRIREHLHGNQGYALQSTSPLSIWQQTHDDQDQKVKREDLLYKRLKAHFKDVVPDHQFIKEFERRRFSAFKHIDYVLWQEIPNLDLLSTSVLNNKIITTPLIYEQHIAIYHQLDTWKTIQERIENTHHTVELSVSTSGQNVKVYNDKRMGKRNDIKSLLLSFSEDGKELTLAKFNEALNASINKSEGDIRSYEAGEGEYIDYVVAIAHLRICQWLKYELGYNSGSGKASLQVASIKRYYHSFVSDFLIYILEYQINLNNAIEEQFEEMYEYLILEKSMKDQEKQETIAEKNDNKKHDTSGYSFARLKTFHQYLVNKHDAPVVAYLYEHQRDSGKFLKTRTISPQMFELMMKIVKNYPHILGISGNDIVALQWVYRLAFRLGLRIDEVTGIRLNDFDSAQLRSHLKNNRLYYEAKSDPKDTTSNESSNSDIENLVLKIHSNSHRNVKNENANRQFDLSYFLNPNEFKEFCDFYKKYLAASLSEAELQVQNTLLFTFENQQLSKITRSLFNLVLGTSDHSYTFHAFRHSAASHLAILLKGSYQLICSFTDYDSRFVGRLKKHILQNIDHASLHSADVWQRLAHLMGHEDFNVTASSYIHHLNILIADMFYTAKRKYQPELIGALLKNSKIINAQFKSLKISEDESAFNILQKSKFFLKVFEKHNDPKQFLKKDEIEKKQMSFLYPKRFLESYQEWKANDRIINPEDQLVNLIKSISRQFYIYKDKEIARSEERDLQEMDLNWERMINWSYLYGICQPFIIDKEITPKEIKNFYYILENKISLKNDRSVLVFEAVCKKDLKLYDSFVEFITKIYSDVESYLDIEKSSSSDFDKKIGSEVKIKYYKISNKKADSKHHLIQKIVLQSIFFKMKCLGVTSLGQKKMV
- a CDS encoding AAA family ATPase, which produces MIILVGGEKGGAGKSCLAQNLAVYLQEKNRDVLLLDADPQGTTTDWIKERDENEDLKNIPSVQASGNIRQVLKDLSKRYEDIIIDAGGQDSEALRSAMTIATHMLLPFRPKRRDLKTLDHMEQVLKLARAVNPDLNARAIITQCPTLPSQVQRILDAKEACVSFGIKALDHITTNRNVYDDADENGLSVFEVTSDPKAKAEIEGIAQEFLGV
- the repM gene encoding replication initiation protein RepM, which produces MANLIYKDNNLIEASYALTLSEQRLILVAIIAAREIEKELTSDTLLTIHASEYMKHFNLGRQAAYEALQGACDNLFERRLTYKAIDPVTGKPAVYKSRWVSKVGYVKEAACAQLIFAPDILQLFVKLEEKFTRYELKQISQLSSVYAIRLYELLIRWRSKGKLYISMVELRDKLGLLENEYKTMGDFKKRVLTVAIDQINKLTDIDVSYEQKKEGRTITHIEFSFNQKASLIVSDKVLEPTYQLTPKQSIFFAQKLCDLIKYPEFGGKYANVGEEIEAFKERISLELLDPEKVKKYYSDLLKVGYKEKYKSEKLS